One Mangrovimonas cancribranchiae DNA segment encodes these proteins:
- a CDS encoding SufE family protein produces the protein MSITEIQNEIIDEFSMFDDWEERYQYMIDLGKTLPLIDEQYKTDDQLIKGCQSRVWVHANLDGDKVVFTADSDAIITKGIIAILIRVFSNQHPKDIIEANTNFIDKIGLKEHLSPTRANGLLSMIKQLKMYAVAYQTQLS, from the coding sequence GTGAGTATTACTGAAATACAAAATGAGATTATAGACGAATTCTCAATGTTTGACGATTGGGAAGAACGTTACCAATACATGATAGATTTAGGCAAAACATTGCCATTAATTGACGAACAATACAAAACCGACGATCAACTTATAAAAGGGTGTCAAAGTCGTGTTTGGGTTCATGCCAATTTAGATGGCGACAAAGTTGTGTTTACTGCAGATAGCGATGCTATTATAACCAAAGGTATTATTGCTATTTTAATACGTGTATTTTCCAATCAACACCCAAAAGATATTATTGAAGCAAACACCAATTTTATTGATAAAATTGGGCTTAAAGAACATTTATCACCAACCCGCGCCAACGGGTTACTAAGCATGATTAAACAACTCAAAATGTATGCCGTGGCATACCAAACACAATTAAGTTAA
- a CDS encoding DUF59 domain-containing protein, with protein MSETTIDTNALGEQIVKVLKSIFDPEIPVDIYELGLIYDVFVNEDYDVKILMTLTTPNCPVAETLPMEVEEKVKSLDNVKSAEVEITFDPPWSQDLMSEEAKLELGML; from the coding sequence ATGAGCGAAACCACAATAGACACCAATGCCTTAGGAGAACAAATAGTAAAAGTTTTAAAATCTATTTTCGACCCTGAAATTCCTGTAGACATTTACGAATTAGGATTAATTTATGATGTTTTTGTAAACGAAGATTACGATGTTAAAATTTTAATGACTTTAACCACACCTAATTGTCCTGTAGCCGAAACACTTCCTATGGAAGTTGAAGAAAAAGTAAAATCCTTAGACAACGTTAAAAGTGCCGAAGTAGAAATTACGTTCGATCCACCTTGGAGTCAAGACCTTATGAGTGAAGAAGCCAAGTTAGAATTAGGCATGTTATAA
- a CDS encoding serine hydrolase domain-containing protein yields MSVLKYGIVVFGFLVACNVNAQANFTDKIDKLLSVYNFNDAPGLSVKVINEGESIYSKGFGLSNLDYTVKNSDSTVYDFASIGKQFTASAIWSLIKEDKISLEDDIRTYLPEFPDYENIIKIKHLLNHTSGIRNYHTLMYLAGFDYNTSYYDNNTVLELAIKQKHLNHQPGEKVSYSNTNYNLLTIIVERISGQNLNDYLKHHVFSPLKMNATFVRVEHGKPVKNKAIGYMKSKDGYSFSINTQLSYGAGSMYASVNDLAIWTRMLNEQIPRFKPLAQFLKEADILNSGKKLNYARGLMLDTYKGFNVVGHSGYGFGGRSHLLAIKEKQIGIIVLTNTPTINATSIAYQILDALLLSEEKTQKDNKVNSPFEKQNINGFVGEYKEVNSDMTMTLFIENDTLKALGSMGKIPVSLVQFAKDKFHRAQSENVKYDFTISENHDMIISFGGTPFYFKRAHFVDANTVNILEYIGDYYAEELDVSYHFYTENSTLKLSYKGHENITLKPVQLNEFGNNDRTLYHFVKDKNDKVTGMLLSCDGTVKDIIFKKEKDR; encoded by the coding sequence ATGTCAGTCTTAAAATATGGAATTGTAGTTTTTGGCTTTTTGGTTGCTTGTAATGTTAATGCACAAGCCAATTTTACTGATAAGATTGATAAACTGTTAAGTGTTTACAATTTTAATGATGCGCCAGGATTGAGTGTAAAAGTTATTAATGAAGGTGAATCCATTTATTCCAAAGGCTTCGGACTTTCCAATTTAGATTATACTGTTAAAAACTCAGACTCTACCGTTTACGATTTTGCGTCTATTGGAAAGCAATTTACAGCATCGGCCATTTGGTCTTTGATTAAAGAGGATAAAATTAGTTTGGAAGATGATATTAGAACCTATTTGCCCGAATTTCCAGATTATGAAAACATTATTAAGATTAAACATTTATTAAATCATACTAGTGGCATTAGAAATTACCATACATTAATGTATTTGGCAGGATTTGATTACAATACTTCTTATTACGACAACAATACCGTATTAGAATTGGCTATCAAACAAAAGCACTTAAATCACCAGCCAGGCGAGAAAGTAAGTTATTCTAATACAAATTATAATTTATTAACCATTATTGTTGAGCGTATTTCGGGACAAAATTTAAATGACTATCTGAAGCATCATGTTTTTAGCCCTTTAAAAATGAATGCCACTTTTGTAAGGGTGGAACATGGTAAACCGGTTAAGAATAAAGCTATAGGTTATATGAAAAGTAAAGATGGATACAGTTTTTCTATTAATACTCAGTTAAGTTATGGCGCAGGAAGCATGTATGCTTCTGTAAACGATTTAGCTATATGGACGCGAATGCTAAACGAACAGATTCCTCGCTTTAAACCATTAGCACAATTTTTAAAAGAAGCTGACATTTTAAATTCTGGTAAAAAATTAAACTATGCTAGAGGACTAATGTTAGATACCTATAAAGGTTTTAATGTTGTTGGGCATAGTGGCTATGGTTTTGGTGGACGATCGCACTTACTTGCCATTAAAGAAAAGCAAATAGGCATTATTGTTTTAACAAACACGCCAACTATCAATGCAACAAGTATTGCTTATCAAATTTTAGATGCTCTTTTATTAAGTGAAGAAAAGACTCAAAAAGACAATAAAGTAAATTCACCTTTTGAAAAACAAAACATTAATGGGTTTGTTGGCGAATATAAAGAAGTGAATAGCGATATGACCATGACGCTATTTATTGAGAATGACACTTTGAAAGCTTTGGGCTCAATGGGTAAAATTCCTGTTTCTCTCGTACAATTTGCCAAAGATAAATTTCATAGAGCACAAAGTGAAAATGTGAAGTATGATTTCACTATTTCTGAAAATCATGATATGATAATTTCATTTGGTGGCACGCCATTTTATTTTAAACGCGCTCATTTTGTTGATGCAAACACGGTAAATATATTAGAATATATTGGTGATTACTATGCTGAAGAATTAGATGTTAGCTACCATTTTTATACAGAAAACAGTACGCTTAAATTAAGTTATAAAGGACATGAAAACATTACTTTAAAGCCTGTTCAATTAAACGAATTTGGAAATAATGACAGAACGCTCTATCATTTTGTAAAAGATAAAAATGATAAGGTTACAGGAATGCTATTATCTTGCGACGGAACGGTGAAAGATATCATTTTTAAAAAAGAAAAGGATCGCTAA
- the sufD gene encoding Fe-S cluster assembly protein SufD: MELKDKLVSSFMAFEDHLEDTSPIHDVRNQAIKLFEQEGFPTKKDEAWKYTSLKSVLKHDYSLFPKQETSIEYKDIKKYLIHDIDSYKIIFVDGKYSSYLSETTHDGIDVCLMSAALAKPKYRLVIENYFNKAATKDSLSSLNTAFSSEGAYIHISKNKLVEKPIQIVHFSTGNEAALMLQPRNLIVVDENSHVQIIERHQSLTDNPVLTNSVTEIFANKRAIVDYYKIQNDNQNASLIDNTFIKQKQESHASVHTFSFGGKLTRNNLNFYQNGERMDSTLKGITIIGDKQHVDHNTLVHHIEPNCESHQDYKGIFGDSATGVFNGKVVVEKEAQKTNAYQSNNNILVSDKATINSKPQLEIFADDVKCSHGCTIGQLDESAMFYMRSRGIPEKEARALLMYAFSNNVLESVKIPEIKQRITKLIANKLGVDIGFDL; the protein is encoded by the coding sequence ATGGAATTAAAAGATAAATTAGTATCATCATTTATGGCTTTCGAGGATCATTTAGAAGACACCTCGCCCATACATGATGTAAGAAACCAAGCCATTAAATTGTTTGAGCAAGAAGGCTTTCCTACAAAAAAGGATGAAGCTTGGAAATACACTTCTCTAAAATCTGTTTTAAAACACGATTACAGCTTGTTCCCTAAACAGGAAACAAGCATAGAATATAAAGACATAAAAAAATATTTAATTCACGATATTGATTCGTACAAGATTATTTTTGTTGATGGTAAATATTCATCTTACCTTTCTGAAACAACTCACGATGGTATAGATGTTTGCTTAATGTCTGCTGCTTTAGCAAAACCTAAGTATCGCTTAGTTATTGAAAATTATTTTAACAAAGCTGCGACAAAAGATAGCCTATCATCTTTAAACACTGCATTTTCAAGCGAAGGTGCTTACATTCATATTTCTAAAAATAAGCTTGTTGAAAAACCCATTCAAATTGTGCACTTTTCAACAGGTAACGAAGCCGCTTTAATGCTTCAACCTAGAAATTTAATTGTAGTTGACGAAAATTCTCATGTTCAAATTATAGAACGTCACCAGAGTCTTACCGATAATCCTGTGTTAACCAATTCGGTAACAGAGATTTTTGCTAATAAACGTGCTATTGTAGACTATTACAAAATTCAGAACGACAATCAAAACGCCTCTTTAATAGACAACACCTTTATTAAACAAAAGCAAGAAAGTCATGCTTCTGTGCACACCTTTTCGTTTGGCGGAAAATTAACGCGTAATAACCTTAATTTTTATCAAAATGGTGAGCGCATGGATTCTACCTTAAAAGGTATCACGATTATAGGTGACAAACAACATGTAGATCACAATACTTTAGTACATCATATAGAACCTAATTGTGAAAGTCATCAAGATTATAAAGGCATTTTTGGCGACAGTGCTACAGGTGTTTTTAATGGCAAAGTGGTTGTAGAAAAAGAAGCCCAAAAAACCAATGCTTACCAGTCTAACAACAATATTCTGGTAAGTGATAAGGCAACTATAAACTCTAAACCACAATTAGAAATTTTTGCAGATGATGTAAAATGCTCTCACGGTTGTACTATTGGACAATTAGACGAAAGTGCTATGTTTTATATGCGTTCGCGTGGTATTCCTGAAAAGGAAGCCAGAGCCTTACTAATGTATGCCTTTAGCAACAATGTTTTAGAAAGCGTAAAAATTCCTGAAATAAAACAACGCATTACCAAACTTATTGCTAATAAACTTGGTGTTGATATTGGATTTGATTTGTAA
- a CDS encoding DUF2480 family protein, which produces MAEEIINRIANSKLVTLDLEDFYPKGQRIVFDIKDWLYEELILKEKDFRDYVEQHDWSQYKNTYIALTSSVDAIIPSWAFMLITSKLTPFANTVTVGNLDTLETVIYQNIINNLPLEDYKDKPIIVKGCANKPIPESAYTLLISKLQPIAKSIMFGEACSTVPLFKKK; this is translated from the coding sequence ATGGCAGAAGAAATTATAAATCGTATTGCAAACAGTAAGTTAGTCACGTTAGACTTAGAGGACTTTTACCCAAAAGGACAACGCATTGTTTTTGATATTAAGGACTGGTTGTACGAAGAACTTATTCTTAAAGAAAAAGACTTTAGGGATTATGTAGAACAGCACGACTGGAGTCAATACAAAAACACTTATATAGCATTAACCTCTAGCGTCGATGCTATTATCCCTTCTTGGGCGTTTATGCTAATTACCTCAAAATTAACACCTTTCGCCAATACTGTAACAGTTGGTAATTTAGACACTTTAGAAACCGTTATTTACCAAAATATTATAAATAACTTACCCTTAGAAGACTACAAAGACAAGCCTATTATTGTAAAAGGCTGCGCAAACAAACCTATACCCGAATCTGCTTACACATTACTTATTTCAAAATTACAACCCATAGCAAAATCAATTATGTTTGGTGAAGCTTGTTCTACTGTACCTTTGTTTAAGAAAAAATAG
- a CDS encoding DUF3078 domain-containing protein: protein MTKKLLTAILFLLTLNIGFAQTLEELKAEQAAKKDSISAIQGRVDDIQKQIDEMPGWRFGAVGIIGGSFSEFNNWYAQSSPNNSSGKIGITFTPYAKLIKEDYFWYNNANVNLSWVKFDDKDDPTDEKDWREATDVFNVTSLFGYNLTKTIAVSTLAEYRTTVLDNFNDPGYLDVGVGATWKPNADLVVVVHPLNYNFVFADNDAVFDSSLGAKIVANYTKTFGGINFISNLSAFQSYKDSDLSNWTWINSASYSLWKGIGVGVEVGLRNNKQEALNYAISQYDTASTNPEPTFDNVDNDIQVYTTFGLSYSF, encoded by the coding sequence ATGACTAAAAAATTACTTACAGCCATCCTGTTTTTGCTAACCTTAAATATAGGGTTTGCACAAACTTTAGAAGAGTTAAAAGCCGAACAAGCTGCTAAAAAAGATTCTATTTCAGCAATTCAAGGGCGAGTTGACGACATTCAAAAACAAATAGACGAGATGCCCGGTTGGCGATTTGGTGCTGTTGGTATTATTGGCGGTAGTTTCTCAGAGTTTAATAACTGGTACGCACAAAGCTCACCAAACAATTCCTCTGGAAAAATTGGGATTACTTTTACACCTTATGCTAAATTAATTAAGGAAGATTACTTTTGGTACAACAATGCTAATGTTAATCTTAGCTGGGTTAAGTTTGATGATAAAGACGACCCAACAGACGAAAAAGATTGGCGTGAAGCTACAGACGTGTTTAACGTAACCTCTCTTTTTGGTTATAACCTTACAAAAACTATTGCGGTGTCTACTTTAGCAGAATACAGAACAACTGTTTTAGATAACTTTAACGATCCAGGTTATTTAGATGTTGGTGTTGGTGCTACCTGGAAACCTAATGCCGACCTAGTTGTTGTTGTTCACCCATTAAACTACAACTTTGTTTTTGCTGATAACGATGCTGTTTTCGATTCGTCTTTAGGTGCTAAAATTGTAGCTAACTATACGAAAACTTTTGGTGGCATAAACTTCATCTCTAATTTATCAGCTTTTCAAAGCTATAAAGATTCAGACCTTTCAAACTGGACATGGATAAACTCTGCTAGCTATTCGCTCTGGAAAGGTATTGGTGTTGGTGTTGAAGTTGGTTTAAGAAACAACAAGCAAGAAGCATTAAATTATGCCATTAGTCAATACGACACAGCTTCTACAAATCCAGAACCAACATTCGACAATGTAGATAACGATATTCAAGTTTACACTACCTTTGGTTTAAGCTATTCTTTTTAA
- a CDS encoding DUF3078 domain-containing protein, with protein MKKSLLIICFITCYFIANAQDNTIQTDSLEGWKGSGKITLLVNQTAFANWQAGGDNNLGANASINYDLNYTKGAWIWDNKLLANYGISINEDDGKRKTDDRLEINSVAGRKMKNQNWIFSFFMNFKTQFSDGYDYNDDFIGDNEDYRTSGPFKPAYWSFGPGFLWKKSDNLNVNFAPATSKFTFLTGEVFTINDDDSNNVFYESSDDIETYGVAPGRGILYEFGLNIRGYYKFNIMKNISMENIIMLYSNYLNKPLNTDIDYTMNMVMKINDIFSTNLTFQTIYDDNAFEGFQVREVFGLGIHVNL; from the coding sequence ATGAAGAAATCGCTATTAATCATCTGTTTTATCACGTGCTATTTTATAGCTAATGCTCAAGACAACACTATACAAACAGATTCTTTAGAAGGCTGGAAAGGCTCTGGTAAAATTACACTCTTAGTTAACCAAACAGCATTTGCTAATTGGCAAGCTGGTGGAGACAATAACTTAGGTGCCAATGCCAGTATAAACTACGATCTTAATTATACTAAAGGCGCTTGGATTTGGGACAATAAACTCCTTGCCAATTATGGTATTAGTATTAACGAAGATGATGGAAAAAGAAAAACCGATGATCGTTTAGAAATAAACTCTGTAGCTGGTAGAAAAATGAAAAATCAAAACTGGATTTTTTCCTTTTTCATGAACTTTAAAACCCAGTTTTCTGATGGTTATGATTACAATGATGATTTTATTGGTGATAACGAAGACTACAGAACTTCGGGACCATTTAAACCAGCTTATTGGAGTTTTGGCCCAGGTTTTTTATGGAAAAAAAGCGATAATTTAAATGTTAACTTCGCGCCAGCAACTTCAAAATTCACCTTTTTAACAGGTGAAGTTTTCACAATTAATGACGATGATAGCAACAATGTTTTTTATGAGTCTAGTGACGATATTGAAACTTACGGTGTTGCACCAGGAAGAGGTATTTTATATGAATTTGGTTTAAATATTAGAGGCTACTATAAGTTTAATATAATGAAGAATATTAGCATGGAAAACATAATCATGCTGTATTCTAATTATTTAAACAAACCTTTAAACACCGATATTGATTACACCATGAACATGGTTATGAAAATTAACGATATATTTTCGACAAACCTTACGTTTCAAACCATATATGACGATAATGCCTTTGAAGGCTTTCAAGTTAGAGAAGTTTTTGGCTTAGGCATTCATGTAAACCTATAA
- a CDS encoding cysteine desulfurase, which translates to MKLETPFNVEALRKDFPILNRKVNGKPLVYFDNAATSQTPQQVIDCIVDYYSNYNANIHRGVHSLSQEATDKYEEARLKIQKHFNANKPYEIIFTSGTTHGINLVANGFSSLLNKGDEIIVSALEHHSNIVPWQMLCERTGAILKVIPMNDNGELVISEYDKLLNNNTRLVFVNHISNALGTINPIEDIIKKAHQFGAAVLVDGAQACPHIKPDVQALDVDFYVASAHKMCGPTGVGILYGKEEWLNKLPPYQGGGEMIAEVTFEKTTYADLPHKFEAGTPNICGGIAFGAAIDYMNQIGFKAIANYEHELLEYATKKLLEIEGLKIYGTSKYKTSVISFNIEGIHPYDIGTLLDKMGIAVRTGHHCAQPIMDYYKIPGTVRASFAFYNTKAEIDALVEGVKKAKMMLS; encoded by the coding sequence ATGAAATTAGAGACACCTTTTAATGTTGAAGCCTTAAGAAAAGATTTTCCTATCCTTAATCGTAAGGTTAACGGAAAGCCTTTGGTCTATTTTGATAATGCAGCTACGTCGCAAACACCACAACAAGTTATCGATTGTATTGTAGATTATTACAGTAACTATAATGCCAACATACATCGTGGTGTGCATAGCTTAAGCCAGGAAGCTACAGATAAATATGAAGAGGCACGACTTAAAATTCAAAAACATTTTAATGCCAACAAGCCTTACGAAATCATTTTCACTTCAGGTACTACACATGGTATTAACTTAGTAGCCAATGGGTTTTCATCTTTATTAAATAAAGGCGATGAAATTATTGTTTCAGCCTTAGAGCACCATAGCAACATTGTCCCTTGGCAAATGCTTTGCGAACGTACAGGAGCCATTTTAAAAGTTATCCCAATGAATGATAATGGCGAATTGGTAATTTCAGAGTACGATAAACTGCTTAACAACAATACCCGATTAGTTTTTGTTAATCACATTTCTAACGCTTTAGGAACCATAAATCCTATTGAAGATATTATTAAAAAAGCGCATCAATTTGGTGCTGCGGTTTTAGTGGATGGTGCCCAAGCATGTCCACATATAAAACCCGATGTTCAAGCTTTAGATGTTGACTTTTATGTGGCATCTGCACATAAAATGTGTGGCCCAACAGGTGTTGGAATCCTTTATGGAAAAGAAGAATGGCTTAATAAATTACCACCTTACCAAGGTGGTGGCGAAATGATTGCCGAAGTCACTTTTGAAAAAACTACCTATGCCGATTTACCTCATAAATTTGAAGCAGGAACACCAAACATTTGTGGCGGTATTGCTTTTGGTGCAGCTATAGATTACATGAATCAAATTGGTTTTAAAGCTATTGCAAACTATGAGCACGAGCTTTTAGAGTATGCTACTAAAAAACTTCTTGAAATTGAAGGACTTAAAATTTATGGAACTTCTAAATACAAAACGTCTGTGATTTCGTTCAATATAGAAGGAATCCACCCATACGATATAGGTACCTTGTTAGATAAAATGGGTATTGCCGTAAGAACTGGACACCATTGTGCACAACCTATAATGGATTACTATAAAATTCCAGGAACCGTTCGTGCCTCGTTTGCTTTTTATAACACCAAAGCAGAAATAGACGCCTTAGTTGAAGGGGTTAAAAAAGCAAAAATGATGTTATCATAA
- a CDS encoding zinc metalloprotease: MKKLFLSLTALGLILSSCSDNSNENLANDQQSKIDMSDFYVYTDADIDETNRLAQGKGKSCYSMVNLNRLLNENPGLEKKMYNIEYNTRAFIAGKKPDGAGNGNGNGNGGGNDGGGDDGGTGDNLGVINIPIYVHVVYSNSAENVSDQQINSQIAVLNEDFRATNNDLNQVPSEFSSLVTDSEINFTLDGVFRHANPQTSWGTNDAVKNEYPPITPETHLNIWVCNLGGGILGYAQFPGGPSSTDGVVLLYSSLPGGSAAPYNEGRTATHEVGHYLNLRHIWGDGRCNRDDFVADTPKSDGPNYGCPSYPTVNCRSTDMTMNYMDYVNDACMYMFSDGQKERMRAIFQSGGSRSAMAN; encoded by the coding sequence ATGAAAAAACTATTTTTAAGCTTAACCGCCTTAGGGTTAATCTTGTCATCTTGTAGTGACAATTCAAATGAAAACTTAGCAAACGATCAGCAATCAAAAATTGATATGAGCGATTTTTACGTTTATACAGATGCTGACATAGATGAAACAAATAGATTAGCCCAGGGAAAAGGCAAATCCTGTTATTCTATGGTTAATCTTAATAGATTGCTAAATGAAAATCCTGGGTTAGAAAAGAAAATGTACAATATAGAATATAACACAAGAGCTTTTATTGCCGGAAAAAAACCTGATGGAGCAGGAAATGGAAACGGCAATGGTAATGGCGGTGGAAATGACGGCGGCGGAGACGATGGCGGAACAGGCGATAATTTAGGTGTTATAAACATTCCTATATACGTACATGTTGTTTACAGCAATTCTGCTGAAAATGTTAGCGACCAACAAATTAACTCGCAAATCGCTGTTTTAAACGAAGATTTTAGAGCAACAAATAACGATTTAAATCAAGTACCATCAGAATTTTCTAGCTTAGTAACGGACTCCGAAATTAATTTCACCCTTGATGGTGTATTTAGACATGCTAACCCACAAACATCTTGGGGAACTAACGATGCTGTTAAAAACGAATATCCTCCAATTACCCCAGAAACACATTTAAACATTTGGGTATGTAATCTTGGTGGTGGTATTTTAGGATATGCACAATTCCCAGGTGGCCCTTCTAGTACCGATGGCGTAGTATTGCTTTATTCTTCTTTACCTGGCGGTTCTGCAGCACCATATAACGAAGGTAGAACAGCAACTCACGAAGTAGGACATTACTTAAATTTAAGACATATTTGGGGTGATGGAAGATGCAACAGAGATGATTTTGTTGCTGATACGCCAAAATCAGATGGTCCTAACTATGGTTGCCCATCTTACCCAACAGTTAATTGTAGATCTACCGACATGACTATGAACTACATGGATTATGTAAACGATGCTTGTATGTATATGTTCTCTGACGGACAAAAAGAAAGAATGCGAGCTATTTTCCAGTCTGGAGGATCAAGATCGGCTATGGCTAATTAA
- a CDS encoding PadR family transcriptional regulator encodes MYSKELTKGTLQPIILKLISSRDKMYGYEITQEVKKITSGKIDISEGALYPILHKLEAQGVLVTEKIYVGKRVRKYYSVTKDGKQKVIEATKEINDFIITLQTIFNAKPTIS; translated from the coding sequence ATGTATAGTAAAGAATTGACTAAAGGAACGTTACAACCCATCATTTTAAAACTAATTAGTAGTAGGGATAAAATGTATGGTTATGAGATTACGCAAGAGGTTAAAAAAATAACTTCCGGCAAGATTGATATTTCTGAAGGAGCGTTGTATCCCATTCTTCATAAACTAGAAGCTCAAGGAGTTTTGGTTACGGAAAAAATATATGTAGGCAAGCGTGTAAGGAAATATTACAGTGTTACTAAAGACGGGAAGCAAAAAGTGATTGAGGCAACGAAAGAGATTAACGATTTTATAATAACGTTACAAACTATTTTTAATGCTAAACCAACAATATCATGA
- the hflX gene encoding GTPase HflX: MLEKKNIELENAVLIGIITQDQDEVQSKEYLDELEFLTYTAGGEVVKRFTQKLDTPNPKTFIGSGKLDDVRAFIKENDIGTAIFDDELSPAQERNISKILGCKVLDRTNLILDIFAQRATTSYARTQVELAQCEYLLPRLKGMWTHLERQKGGIGMRGPGETEIETDRRIVRDKIALLKDKIKTIDKQMAVQRGNRGQLIRVALVGYTNVGKSTLMNVVSKSEVFAENKLFATLDTTVRKVVIKNLPFLMTDTVGFIRKLPTQLVESFKSTLDEVREADLLLHVVDISHPNFEEHIESVNKILGEIESANKPTIMVFNKIDAYEAEPFDEDDLITERTTANYTLKEWKRTWMNKMDGNALFISALNKDNMESFRKKVYQEVRKIHVTRFPYNNFLYPDYDEE; this comes from the coding sequence ATGTTAGAAAAGAAAAATATAGAGCTAGAAAATGCGGTGTTGATAGGGATTATAACTCAAGACCAAGATGAAGTACAATCTAAAGAATATTTAGACGAGCTTGAGTTTTTAACTTATACAGCCGGTGGCGAAGTTGTAAAACGATTTACCCAAAAACTAGATACACCCAACCCCAAAACCTTTATAGGCTCTGGAAAATTAGATGATGTAAGGGCTTTTATTAAAGAAAATGACATAGGTACCGCCATTTTTGATGATGAGTTATCACCTGCTCAAGAACGAAATATTAGTAAAATTCTAGGATGTAAAGTGTTAGATAGAACCAATTTAATTCTAGATATTTTTGCGCAACGTGCCACGACAAGTTATGCTAGAACGCAAGTAGAATTAGCGCAGTGTGAATACTTATTGCCACGCTTAAAAGGGATGTGGACACACTTAGAGCGGCAAAAGGGCGGTATTGGTATGCGTGGTCCTGGTGAAACCGAAATTGAAACCGATAGACGTATTGTACGCGATAAAATAGCCTTATTAAAAGATAAAATAAAGACTATAGATAAACAAATGGCTGTGCAACGTGGTAACCGTGGGCAGTTAATACGCGTGGCTTTAGTAGGGTATACTAACGTAGGGAAATCAACATTAATGAATGTGGTAAGTAAAAGCGAAGTATTTGCCGAAAATAAATTGTTTGCTACACTAGACACTACGGTAAGAAAGGTTGTTATTAAAAACCTTCCTTTTTTAATGACAGATACGGTTGGGTTTATTAGAAAACTACCAACACAATTAGTAGAAAGTTTTAAAAGTACTCTAGATGAAGTTAGAGAAGCCGATTTGTTATTACATGTAGTAGATATTTCTCATCCTAATTTTGAAGAACATATAGAATCGGTAAACAAAATACTAGGCGAAATAGAAAGTGCTAATAAACCAACAATTATGGTTTTTAATAAAATTGATGCCTACGAGGCAGAACCGTTTGATGAGGATGATTTAATAACTGAGCGGACAACGGCAAATTATACCTTAAAAGAATGGAAACGCACCTGGATGAATAAAATGGATGGTAACGCGTTATTTATATCGGCGTTAAATAAAGATAATATGGAGTCGTTTAGGAAGAAAGTTTATCAAGAAGTTAGGAAAATCCATGTCACACGATTTCCTTATAACAACTTTCTGTATCCAGATTATGATGAAGAATAA